From Achromobacter spanius, a single genomic window includes:
- a CDS encoding CpaD family pilus assembly lipoprotein: MDYAKTQSPNRRVLRRLVPAAPLLLALLLTGCGTQLNDMRAKRFGPGQAAKTPTVAPRAVALALQAAPDGNGLTADSLNAANELLTRQGRIDAQVLTLTPFNARGEALAQRLAQALTRSGARAPRVESVPRDAQRLADAAQAGWDLELQSEALTVQATRCSVANPDDWTIHPYYGVGTLGCANRANLARMVSDPRDLSRPRALEGADGKAAAGAVDRYQTGETRDLIDIDFDN, from the coding sequence ATGGACTACGCCAAGACCCAATCCCCGAATCGGCGCGTGCTGCGCCGCCTGGTGCCCGCCGCGCCGCTGCTGCTGGCCCTGCTGCTGACCGGCTGCGGCACGCAGTTGAACGACATGCGCGCCAAACGCTTCGGCCCCGGCCAGGCCGCCAAGACACCGACCGTGGCGCCGCGCGCCGTGGCGCTGGCGCTGCAGGCCGCGCCGGACGGCAACGGCCTGACGGCCGACTCGCTGAACGCCGCCAATGAACTGCTGACGCGCCAAGGCCGCATCGACGCGCAGGTGCTGACGCTGACGCCGTTCAACGCGCGCGGCGAAGCGCTGGCGCAACGCCTGGCGCAGGCCCTGACCCGCAGCGGCGCGCGCGCCCCGCGCGTCGAGTCCGTGCCGCGCGACGCGCAGCGCCTGGCTGACGCGGCGCAGGCTGGCTGGGACCTGGAACTGCAATCCGAAGCGCTGACCGTGCAGGCCACGCGCTGCTCCGTCGCCAATCCCGACGACTGGACGATCCATCCGTACTACGGCGTCGGCACGCTGGGCTGCGCGAACCGCGCCAACCTCGCGCGCATGGTCAGCGACCCGCGCGACCTGTCCCGCCCGCGCGCGCTGGAAGGCGCGGACGGCAAGGCGGCGGCTGGCGCCGTCGACCGCTACCAGACCGGCGAAACCCGCGACCTGATCGACATCGACTTCGACAACTGA
- a CDS encoding type II and III secretion system protein family protein → MIHKQPRRGAALLLPRLCLAAPLCLTGASALAATAAVPNERPAVDVKNTPTALPANLKKIAPTGEITLHVREGQLLKLKSDAAKVLVADPRVASFQVPSPNNIFVFAQSVGTTTLYALDAQDNVIAAIRVVAEHDLSTLRAQILRSVPGADIELEPSLNNRIIVRGNVRTPIEARQIVDQVQAYLDGASAGAQGGGGARGAGNTRDGVINQLKVELSSQINIQVRVVEVSRTLSHELGFDWAATLNSGSGAWGIMTGGAARGFAPVTDTINPSLFDSVTGKNFSSLIPGRTTSTFAAGGMATRGRFTMGGLISALSAEGFASVLAEPNLTAMSGESAAFAAGGEVPIVIITNNNVQIDFKSYGVILRMTPTLLSANRISLHIAPEVSELTEDGAVTLQGISIPALKVRRADTTVELASGQSFALAGMLRSTQAQTVSGVPGLSSIPLLGRLFEHEVSAKDETELVILVTANVVDPVAAGELQVPGQGLAGIDDLLPPQAPIGYLY, encoded by the coding sequence ATGATTCACAAGCAGCCCCGCCGCGGCGCGGCCCTCCTGTTGCCCCGCCTGTGCCTGGCCGCGCCGCTGTGCCTGACCGGCGCCAGCGCGCTGGCGGCCACCGCCGCCGTGCCGAACGAGCGTCCCGCGGTCGACGTCAAGAACACCCCGACGGCATTGCCCGCCAACCTGAAGAAGATCGCGCCGACCGGCGAAATCACGCTGCACGTGCGCGAAGGCCAGTTGCTGAAACTGAAGTCCGATGCGGCCAAGGTGCTGGTCGCCGACCCGCGCGTGGCCAGCTTCCAGGTCCCGTCGCCCAACAACATCTTCGTCTTCGCGCAATCCGTCGGCACCACGACGCTGTACGCGCTGGACGCGCAGGACAACGTCATCGCCGCGATCCGCGTCGTGGCCGAACACGACCTGTCCACGCTGCGCGCGCAGATCCTGCGTTCGGTGCCGGGCGCGGACATCGAGCTGGAACCGTCGCTGAACAACCGCATCATCGTGCGCGGCAACGTGCGCACACCCATCGAGGCGCGTCAGATCGTCGACCAGGTGCAGGCCTATCTGGACGGCGCGTCGGCCGGCGCCCAAGGCGGCGGCGGGGCGCGCGGCGCGGGCAACACCCGCGATGGCGTCATCAACCAGCTCAAGGTCGAGCTGTCGTCGCAGATCAACATCCAGGTGCGCGTCGTGGAAGTGTCGCGCACGCTGTCGCACGAGCTGGGCTTTGACTGGGCCGCGACGCTGAACTCCGGCAGCGGCGCGTGGGGCATCATGACCGGCGGCGCCGCCCGCGGCTTCGCGCCCGTCACCGACACCATCAATCCATCGCTGTTCGACTCGGTCACGGGCAAGAACTTTTCCAGCCTGATTCCGGGCCGCACGACCTCGACCTTCGCGGCCGGCGGCATGGCCACGCGCGGCCGCTTCACCATGGGCGGCCTCATCTCGGCGCTGTCGGCCGAAGGCTTCGCGTCGGTGCTGGCCGAACCCAACCTGACCGCGATGTCCGGCGAAAGCGCGGCATTCGCGGCGGGCGGCGAAGTGCCGATCGTCATCATCACCAACAACAACGTGCAGATCGACTTCAAGTCGTACGGCGTGATCCTGCGCATGACGCCGACGCTGTTGTCCGCCAATCGCATCAGCCTGCACATCGCGCCGGAAGTCAGCGAGCTGACGGAAGACGGCGCGGTCACGCTGCAAGGCATCTCGATCCCGGCGCTGAAAGTGCGTCGCGCCGACACCACCGTGGAACTGGCCAGCGGCCAGAGCTTTGCGCTGGCCGGCATGCTGCGCTCGACGCAGGCGCAGACCGTGTCCGGCGTGCCGGGCCTGAGCAGCATTCCGCTGCTGGGCCGGTTGTTCGAACACGAGGTGTCCGCCAAGGACGAGACCGAACTGGTCATCCTGGTCACCGCCAACGTCGTCGACCCCGTGGCGGCCGGCGAACTGCAGGTGCCGGGCCAAGGCCTGGCCGGCATCGACGACCTGCTGCCGCCGCAAGCCCCCATCGGCTACCTGTACTGA
- the cpaB gene encoding Flp pilus assembly protein CpaB, whose translation MKTRSLILLASAIALAAGAALVGRALMRPPPPVTIVKQVEAPRAPVRMVLSAAGPLVPGDFVAGRTLAWRELPAGEIRAEHYTADTDEERRKVERTVAGSTPRRALQDGQPLTRDGLVFSGDHGFVASVLKPDMRAVSIPASAVTSNSGLVSAGDRVDVILHLERDTSQPPLPGQPDTSFTALASQTIVRNVRVLALNGNPAGIAPASNAAVDATASDKKATPPRNYYESLTLEVTPRDSERLALAREVGLLQLALRSAQADTVEQPHDVVTAVTRVNDATDIFNKPPRQPVVVQTFKGEQQKAQTFDKAAPQAASAPQPAAP comes from the coding sequence ATGAAGACCCGATCATTGATCCTGCTTGCCTCGGCGATCGCGCTGGCCGCGGGAGCGGCCCTGGTGGGCCGCGCGCTCATGCGCCCGCCGCCTCCCGTGACCATCGTCAAGCAGGTCGAAGCGCCGCGCGCGCCGGTGCGCATGGTGCTTTCGGCAGCCGGACCGCTGGTACCCGGCGACTTCGTCGCGGGCCGCACGCTGGCGTGGCGCGAACTGCCGGCCGGCGAGATCCGGGCTGAACACTACACCGCCGACACCGACGAGGAACGCCGCAAGGTGGAACGCACCGTCGCCGGTTCCACGCCCCGCCGCGCCCTGCAGGACGGCCAGCCGCTGACGCGCGACGGGCTGGTGTTCAGCGGCGATCATGGTTTTGTCGCCTCGGTGCTCAAGCCCGACATGCGGGCCGTGTCGATTCCGGCCAGCGCCGTCACCAGCAACTCCGGCCTCGTGTCGGCGGGCGACCGCGTCGACGTGATCCTGCATCTGGAACGCGACACGAGCCAGCCGCCCCTGCCCGGGCAGCCCGACACCTCGTTCACCGCGCTGGCGTCGCAGACCATCGTGCGCAACGTGCGCGTGCTGGCGCTGAACGGCAACCCGGCCGGCATCGCGCCCGCCAGCAACGCGGCCGTCGACGCCACCGCGTCGGACAAGAAGGCCACGCCGCCGCGCAATTACTACGAAAGCCTGACGCTGGAAGTCACGCCCCGCGATTCCGAGCGTCTTGCGCTTGCCCGCGAGGTGGGTCTGTTGCAGCTGGCGCTGCGCAGCGCGCAGGCCGATACGGTCGAACAGCCGCATGACGTCGTCACCGCGGTCACGCGGGTCAACGACGCGACGGACATCTTCAACAAGCCGCCGCGCCAGCCGGTCGTGGTGCAGACGTTCAAGGGCGAACAGCAGAAAGCGCAGACCTTCGACAAGGCGGCGCCGCAAGCCGCGTCCGCCCCGCAACCCGCCGCCCCGTAA
- a CDS encoding response regulator transcription factor, which produces MRILLIEDDSKVSYWLASKFQASGHQCVPVDSGEQALIALDRQVFDIAVLDRMLPGIDGIEVLRRLQGRPHPPVIILSAVDQASDRVEGLRAGAQDHIGKPFDFLELMVRMELLVQRHDATPPNTARLCVQDLQIDLLRRKVTRSGRDISLTDKEFLLLRTLAEHAGQTVPRGMLLEKVWGLQFDPQTNLIDVHVSKLRSKIDKDFAQPLLKTVRAMGYVLS; this is translated from the coding sequence ATGCGGATACTGTTAATCGAGGACGATAGCAAAGTGAGCTATTGGCTGGCCAGCAAGTTCCAGGCTAGCGGCCACCAATGCGTGCCCGTCGACTCCGGCGAGCAGGCGTTGATCGCCCTGGACCGGCAGGTGTTCGACATAGCCGTCCTCGACCGCATGCTGCCGGGCATCGACGGCATCGAGGTGCTGCGCCGCCTGCAAGGCCGTCCGCACCCGCCCGTCATCATCCTGTCCGCCGTCGACCAGGCCTCGGATCGCGTGGAGGGACTGCGCGCCGGCGCGCAGGATCACATCGGCAAGCCCTTCGACTTTCTTGAGCTGATGGTGCGCATGGAACTGCTGGTGCAGCGCCACGACGCCACGCCGCCCAACACCGCGCGCCTGTGCGTGCAGGATCTGCAGATCGACCTGCTGCGCCGCAAGGTCACGCGGTCCGGCCGCGACATCAGCCTGACCGACAAGGAATTCCTGCTGCTGCGCACGCTGGCCGAGCACGCGGGGCAGACCGTGCCGCGCGGCATGCTGCTGGAGAAGGTGTGGGGCCTGCAGTTCGATCCGCAGACCAACCTGATCGACGTGCACGTGTCCAAGCTGCGCTCGAAAATCGACAAGGACTTCGCGCAGCCTTTGCTCAAGACCGTGCGGGCCATGGGATACGTGCTGAGCTGA
- a CDS encoding type II secretion system F family protein produces MPLFTDPLAPLLLLAFIAGIVLAVWLLRAESRRNPLHERLGRRGRAAFESTASIALDSSSPLPPVAQNIAAFGMKLAGTEQDRLATERLLAQAGWRRPEASGLFMAAKYGSGVVLCALALWLLTSPQTRFGLTGLAVGLISLFVGTTLPELLVKLRAGRRHEALARSMPDALDLMVICAEAGLPFPRILKVVSRELAFSAPAMADELAFTSAELQLLPDRAAALRHLADRTRVPTIESMVGSLVQAERYGTPLAQALRTIAEESRSRLILELEEKAGKLPAQLSVPLMTLILPPVVAIVATPALMRVIRTLMQ; encoded by the coding sequence ATGCCCCTGTTTACCGATCCCCTGGCGCCCTTGCTGCTCCTGGCTTTCATCGCCGGCATCGTGCTGGCCGTCTGGCTGCTGCGCGCCGAGTCTCGCCGCAATCCTCTGCACGAGCGGCTGGGCCGCCGTGGCCGCGCCGCCTTTGAAAGCACGGCTTCCATCGCGCTGGACTCCAGCTCGCCGCTGCCCCCCGTCGCCCAGAACATCGCCGCCTTCGGCATGAAGCTGGCCGGCACCGAGCAGGACCGCCTCGCCACCGAGCGCCTGCTGGCCCAGGCCGGCTGGCGCCGCCCCGAGGCCAGCGGCCTCTTCATGGCCGCCAAATACGGCAGCGGCGTCGTGCTGTGCGCGCTGGCCCTGTGGCTGCTGACCAGCCCGCAGACGCGCTTCGGCCTGACCGGGCTGGCCGTGGGCCTGATCTCGCTATTTGTCGGCACCACGCTGCCGGAACTGCTGGTCAAGCTGCGCGCCGGCCGGCGTCACGAAGCCCTGGCTCGCAGCATGCCGGACGCGCTGGACCTGATGGTGATCTGCGCCGAGGCCGGCCTGCCGTTTCCGCGCATCCTGAAGGTGGTGTCGCGCGAACTGGCCTTCAGCGCGCCCGCCATGGCCGACGAGCTGGCCTTCACCAGCGCCGAGCTGCAACTGCTGCCCGACCGCGCCGCCGCGCTGCGCCACCTGGCCGACCGGACGCGTGTCCCCACGATTGAAAGCATGGTGGGTTCGCTGGTGCAGGCCGAGCGCTACGGCACGCCGCTGGCGCAGGCGCTGCGCACGATCGCCGAGGAAAGCCGCAGCCGCCTGATCCTCGAACTGGAAGAGAAGGCCGGCAAGTTGCCCGCGCAGCTCAGCGTGCCCCTCATGACCCTCATCCTGCCGCCGGTGGTCGCCATCGTCGCCACGCCCGCGCTCATGCGCGTTATCCGGACCCTGATGCAATGA
- a CDS encoding A24 family peptidase → MAYSLPSIILLPALAWVVVSDLLYRRISNRLVLALLLAWVAYAGWTLAQGNPALRASLTTGILAGAGVLVAGYCLFAMRWMGAGDAKLMAVLCLWLGEHTFVFLIVTALAGGAMALALPLLRALERALALFLMRINVWLSGLVIPTPHALRDEPMQGIPYGLAIACGAVFVLWSAS, encoded by the coding sequence GTGGCGTACTCCCTGCCCAGCATCATCCTCCTGCCGGCCCTGGCCTGGGTGGTGGTGTCCGACCTGCTCTATCGCCGCATCAGCAACCGTCTGGTGCTGGCGTTGCTGCTGGCATGGGTCGCCTATGCCGGATGGACGCTGGCGCAGGGCAACCCCGCGCTGCGCGCGTCGCTGACGACCGGCATCCTGGCCGGCGCGGGCGTGCTGGTGGCGGGGTACTGCCTCTTTGCCATGCGCTGGATGGGCGCGGGTGACGCCAAGCTGATGGCCGTGCTGTGCCTGTGGCTGGGCGAGCACACCTTCGTCTTCCTCATCGTGACGGCCCTGGCCGGCGGCGCGATGGCCCTGGCGCTGCCGCTGCTGCGCGCGCTGGAGCGGGCGCTGGCGCTGTTCCTGATGCGGATCAACGTCTGGCTGTCCGGCCTCGTCATCCCCACGCCGCACGCCCTGCGCGACGAGCCCATGCAAGGCATTCCCTACGGGCTTGCGATTGCCTGCGGTGCGGTCTTCGTGCTCTGGAGCGCCAGCTAG
- a CDS encoding tetratricopeptide repeat protein, whose protein sequence is MIATLPLFPLPAVRLTRAAGVLLMAAMLSACSTFSKTDSATAPSSRNLLTQSSGNTASPRPLASNGDAAAEGLKLARLLRDQGRYEGAAGVYAQLEQRGSLKPLELLEYASVAAPTQSPRDNLALFGRARRALNEAGTTLTPAATVTLCNGLGRARMALGQRDAALQDFDCTLAADPNNVAALNAKGVLLDASGDHAQARKLLAQAWELDPSDFRVLNNLALSHLASGDAQEAIRLLTQADAVQLPTLKLNLAFAQVLQGDEGAARKTLEGIMAPALVPQALADFTQRRQRIRDGAAVGSELMAASRHVLLLREKEANGNG, encoded by the coding sequence ATGATCGCAACCCTTCCTCTGTTCCCGCTGCCCGCCGTGCGCCTGACCCGCGCCGCCGGCGTCCTGCTGATGGCCGCGATGCTGAGCGCGTGCAGCACCTTCAGCAAAACCGATTCGGCCACCGCGCCCAGCAGCCGCAACCTGTTGACCCAGTCCAGCGGCAACACGGCCTCGCCGCGCCCGCTTGCCAGCAACGGCGACGCGGCCGCCGAGGGCCTGAAACTTGCGCGTCTGCTCCGCGACCAGGGCCGCTACGAAGGCGCGGCCGGCGTCTACGCCCAGCTTGAACAGCGCGGCAGCCTGAAGCCGCTGGAACTGCTGGAATACGCCAGCGTGGCCGCGCCCACTCAATCGCCGCGCGACAACCTGGCGTTGTTCGGCCGCGCACGCCGCGCCCTGAACGAAGCGGGCACGACGCTCACCCCCGCCGCGACGGTCACGCTGTGCAACGGCCTGGGCCGCGCCCGCATGGCGCTGGGCCAGCGCGACGCCGCCCTGCAGGATTTCGACTGCACGCTGGCGGCAGACCCCAACAACGTCGCCGCACTGAACGCCAAGGGCGTGCTGCTGGACGCCAGCGGCGACCACGCGCAGGCCCGCAAGCTGCTGGCGCAGGCGTGGGAACTGGATCCCTCGGACTTCCGTGTCCTGAACAACCTGGCGCTGTCGCACCTGGCCAGCGGCGACGCGCAGGAGGCGATTCGCCTGCTGACGCAGGCCGACGCGGTCCAGCTGCCGACGCTCAAGCTGAACCTGGCCTTCGCGCAGGTGCTGCAAGGCGACGAAGGCGCGGCCCGCAAGACGCTCGAAGGCATCATGGCGCCCGCGCTGGTGCCGCAGGCGCTTGCCGACTTCACGCAGCGCCGCCAGCGCATCCGCGACGGCGCGGCTGTCGGCAGCGAACTGATGGCCGCCAGCCGCCACGTGCTGCTGCTGCGCGAGAAAGAGGCAAACGGCAATGGCTGA
- a CDS encoding CpaF family protein, with amino-acid sequence MLPRRKPAPSSFPAAAVAATAVAAPAITATAIAQPAPVQPAPAPIAPAAPAARASQPAPRPVPAAAPPNAESTAQRRVIRNELFELIDPLKAAAMPRDRLQAQIDALIRRICDEQRLQLSGQEEELIARQMLDEMVGVGPIEPLLADDSVNDILVNGANQIFVERFGKLELSSITFIDEEHVFNTAQRIAARVGRRIDEANPMVDARLPDGSRVNVITHPLALDGTTISIRKFMRRDLSLESLATRGAMSMDMAVLLRRAMEARLNIVVSGGTGAGKTTLLNALSQNISPLERIITIEDAAELQLQQAHVIRLETRPESAEGGGRVDQRDLMKNALRMRPDRIILGEVRGGECFDMLQAMNTGHDGSLCTVHANTPRDALMRLENMVMMANMQLPLAAIRRQIASAVDLIVQIERMRDGARRVVSIMEICGMEEEVIQTQELHVFRSRAGSTATQVLGEHTGSGLRPNFYTEKSHLFDQDIA; translated from the coding sequence ATGCTGCCCCGCCGAAAGCCCGCCCCTTCGTCCTTCCCTGCGGCGGCCGTTGCCGCAACGGCCGTTGCCGCACCAGCGATCACCGCTACCGCCATCGCACAGCCGGCCCCCGTGCAGCCTGCACCCGCGCCCATCGCACCCGCTGCGCCAGCCGCCCGGGCATCGCAGCCCGCCCCGCGCCCTGTCCCCGCCGCCGCCCCGCCCAACGCCGAAAGCACCGCGCAGCGCCGCGTGATCCGCAATGAGCTGTTCGAGCTGATCGACCCGCTCAAGGCGGCGGCCATGCCGCGCGACCGGCTGCAGGCGCAGATCGACGCGCTGATCCGCCGCATCTGCGACGAGCAGCGCCTGCAGCTGTCCGGCCAGGAAGAGGAACTGATCGCGCGCCAGATGCTGGACGAGATGGTCGGCGTGGGCCCCATCGAGCCGCTGCTGGCCGACGACTCAGTCAACGACATCCTGGTGAACGGCGCCAACCAGATCTTCGTCGAACGCTTCGGCAAGCTGGAGCTGTCGTCCATCACCTTCATCGACGAAGAGCACGTCTTCAACACCGCGCAGCGCATCGCCGCCCGCGTGGGCCGCCGCATCGACGAAGCCAACCCGATGGTGGACGCCCGCCTGCCCGACGGCAGCCGCGTCAACGTCATCACGCATCCGCTGGCGCTGGACGGCACCACAATCTCGATCCGCAAGTTCATGCGGCGCGACCTGTCGCTGGAATCGCTGGCGACGCGCGGCGCGATGTCGATGGACATGGCCGTGCTGCTGCGCCGCGCGATGGAAGCGCGGCTGAACATCGTCGTGTCCGGCGGCACCGGCGCCGGCAAGACGACGCTGCTCAACGCGCTGTCGCAGAACATCAGCCCGCTCGAACGCATCATCACCATCGAAGACGCCGCCGAACTGCAGCTGCAGCAGGCGCACGTCATCCGCCTGGAAACCCGGCCGGAAAGCGCCGAAGGCGGCGGCCGCGTGGATCAGCGCGATCTCATGAAGAACGCGCTGCGGATGCGCCCGGACCGCATCATCCTGGGCGAAGTGCGTGGCGGCGAATGCTTTGACATGCTGCAAGCCATGAACACCGGCCACGACGGGTCGCTCTGCACCGTCCACGCCAACACGCCGCGCGACGCCCTGATGCGGCTGGAAAACATGGTGATGATGGCCAACATGCAGTTGCCGCTGGCCGCCATCCGCCGCCAGATCGCCAGCGCCGTCGACCTGATCGTGCAGATCGAACGCATGCGCGACGGGGCGCGTCGCGTCGTGTCGATCATGGAAATCTGCGGCATGGAAGAAGAAGTGATCCAGACGCAGGAGCTGCACGTCTTCCGCTCGCGCGCCGGCTCGACGGCAACGCAGGTGCTGGGCGAACACACCGGCAGCGGCCTGCGCCCGAACTTCTACACCGAGAAGTCGCACCTGTTCGACCAGGATATCGCCTGA
- a CDS encoding sensor histidine kinase produces MNTVPFDFPETLRALRQGPLSRLFGSWRTFWRDGRVPESLSEPPPTRTTSHFRYTACFAFIFLLVTLGSIAWGQNLLEHVMVRHVKDMVAAEIRAHQTLSSRDSAVDLARALRQREAAVPRRERAISVQAADGSLLYGAGELLSPLMCRGGQQPCRGWLRASLTTGEGSSEWLGHASLLPDGGRYVIAYDILPMLNRIYPVPLVVGLSVFTALLLSLGAGLLFSIGAANRVTRIRQTMARFARGDQNARVSLHGSQDEFDELGHDVNQALERIDFLMEEVRNATNHIAHELRTPLTRLQQRLSNAAESMRSNPAAEAEMALAEEEVRRILYLFRTVMRISEVETGRCHHEPAELDIRVLLADLHDYYDVLAEQRGLVLQTRIEDDLPLMGDRALLFQALVNLADNAIKYAPSGTVVTLLARRRGAWIELGAADEGPGIDADQRGQAVQRFRRLTRDRTISGHGLGLALVHAVAALHGGSLVLADNDLDARDQDASVSSRGLLAVLRLPCKSAAGRSS; encoded by the coding sequence ATGAATACCGTGCCGTTCGATTTTCCTGAGACCTTGCGGGCGCTCAGGCAGGGACCGCTTTCCCGCCTGTTCGGTTCATGGCGCACGTTCTGGCGCGACGGCCGCGTGCCCGAGTCCCTGTCGGAGCCGCCGCCCACGCGCACCACCAGCCATTTCCGCTACACCGCGTGCTTCGCGTTCATCTTCCTGCTGGTCACGCTGGGTTCCATCGCCTGGGGCCAGAATCTGCTTGAGCACGTCATGGTGCGGCACGTGAAGGACATGGTTGCCGCCGAGATCCGCGCGCACCAGACGCTGAGCAGCCGCGACAGCGCGGTGGACCTGGCGCGCGCGCTGCGCCAGCGCGAAGCCGCCGTGCCGCGCCGCGAGCGCGCGATCTCCGTGCAGGCAGCGGACGGCAGCCTGCTGTACGGCGCCGGGGAACTGCTGTCGCCGCTGATGTGCCGGGGCGGTCAGCAACCGTGCCGCGGCTGGCTGCGCGCTTCGCTGACGACGGGCGAAGGCTCCAGCGAATGGCTGGGCCATGCGTCGCTGCTGCCCGACGGCGGCCGTTACGTCATCGCCTACGACATCCTGCCGATGCTCAACCGCATCTATCCGGTGCCGCTGGTCGTGGGCCTGAGCGTCTTCACGGCGCTGCTGCTCAGCCTGGGCGCGGGCCTGCTCTTCAGCATCGGCGCCGCCAACCGCGTCACGCGCATCCGCCAGACCATGGCGCGGTTTGCCCGCGGCGACCAGAACGCGCGCGTGTCGCTGCATGGCAGCCAGGACGAGTTCGACGAACTGGGACACGACGTGAACCAGGCGCTGGAACGCATCGACTTCCTGATGGAAGAGGTGCGCAATGCGACCAATCACATCGCGCACGAGCTGCGCACCCCGCTGACGCGTCTGCAGCAGCGGCTGAGCAACGCCGCCGAGTCGATGCGCAGCAACCCCGCGGCGGAAGCGGAGATGGCGCTGGCCGAGGAAGAGGTACGGCGCATCCTGTATCTGTTCCGCACCGTCATGCGCATCAGCGAGGTCGAGACGGGGCGCTGCCACCACGAGCCCGCCGAGCTGGACATCCGTGTGCTGCTGGCCGATCTGCACGACTACTACGACGTGCTGGCCGAGCAGCGCGGCCTGGTGCTGCAGACCCGCATCGAGGACGATCTGCCGCTGATGGGCGACCGCGCGCTGCTGTTCCAGGCGCTGGTGAACCTGGCCGACAACGCCATCAAGTACGCGCCGTCCGGCACCGTGGTCACGCTGCTGGCGCGGCGCCGCGGCGCCTGGATCGAACTGGGCGCCGCCGACGAGGGCCCTGGCATCGACGCCGACCAGCGCGGCCAGGCCGTGCAGCGTTTCCGCCGGCTGACGCGCGACCGGACGATCTCCGGGCACGGCCTGGGCCTCGCGCTGGTGCACGCGGTGGCCGCGCTGCATGGAGGGTCGCTGGTGCTTGCCGATAACGACCTGGACGCGCGTGACCAGGACGCGAGCGTCTCGTCGCGCGGCCTGCTTGCCGTGCTGCGCCTGCCCTGTAAAAGCGCGGCTGGCAGGAGTTCCTGA
- a CDS encoding Flp family type IVb pilin codes for MTAIEYGILAAAMAAAVGVIFGSDGAFISALRDKFGAIASDITEAGTDARSGG; via the coding sequence GTGACCGCAATTGAATACGGCATCCTCGCCGCTGCCATGGCTGCCGCCGTGGGCGTGATCTTCGGCTCCGACGGCGCCTTCATCAGCGCACTGCGCGACAAGTTCGGCGCCATCGCCAGCGACATCACCGAAGCCGGCACCGACGCCCGCTCGGGCGGCTGA
- a CDS encoding type II secretion system F family protein — translation MLDLFTLLIFLLVFIGFFAVRANSRRQRREDAMAARLAALRLQMQRESGLAAAVLQAPDSIALPGQDDLLPNWPWLGKRLARLRDGLRALGWLPKLRERILISAAVALVGALALVRMTGTPFVLALLAAPLLWVALCSMLYQQAMTKHLAALARSLPEAIDGITRICRSGVPLQSAFGIAADHLHGPLAPELREIENWLKLGVPLKQAMQSSAQRVPLPEYRFFAVILIISQESGGRLGDTLERLSATLRARAELGMKVQAKTSEARASAKIVALLVPGVLLYMYLNSPDDFRFMFNDAAGVKVMIYAAASVGLGLFITHLMVKRIR, via the coding sequence ATGCTCGACCTCTTCACCCTGCTCATATTCCTTCTGGTGTTCATCGGATTTTTCGCCGTGCGCGCCAACAGCCGGCGCCAGCGCCGCGAAGACGCGATGGCCGCCCGCCTGGCGGCGCTGCGCCTGCAGATGCAGCGCGAAAGCGGCCTGGCGGCCGCCGTGCTGCAAGCGCCCGATTCCATCGCGCTGCCGGGACAGGACGACCTCCTGCCCAATTGGCCGTGGCTGGGCAAACGCCTGGCGCGCCTGCGCGACGGTCTACGCGCGTTGGGCTGGCTGCCCAAGCTGCGCGAGCGCATCCTCATTTCGGCCGCCGTCGCATTGGTTGGCGCCCTGGCGCTCGTGCGCATGACGGGCACGCCCTTCGTCCTGGCGCTGCTGGCCGCGCCGCTGCTGTGGGTGGCGCTGTGCTCCATGCTTTATCAACAGGCCATGACCAAGCACCTGGCCGCGCTGGCGCGCAGCCTGCCCGAAGCGATCGACGGCATCACCCGTATCTGCCGCTCGGGCGTGCCCCTGCAAAGCGCGTTCGGCATCGCCGCCGATCACCTGCACGGCCCGCTGGCACCCGAGCTGCGCGAGATCGAAAACTGGCTCAAGCTCGGCGTACCGCTCAAGCAGGCCATGCAGTCGTCCGCGCAGCGCGTGCCGCTGCCCGAGTACCGCTTCTTTGCCGTCATCCTCATCATCAGCCAGGAATCGGGCGGCCGGCTCGGCGACACGCTGGAACGCCTGTCCGCCACGCTGCGCGCGCGCGCCGAACTGGGGATGAAGGTGCAGGCCAAGACGTCCGAGGCGCGCGCCTCGGCCAAGATCGTCGCCCTGCTGGTGCCGGGCGTGCTGCTCTACATGTACCTGAACTCCCCGGACGACTTCCGCTTCATGTTCAACGACGCGGCGGGCGTCAAGGTGATGATCTACGCCGCCGCCAGCGTTGGGCTGGGCCTGTTCATCACCCATCTGATGGTCAAGCGGATCCGCTGA